Part of the Corticium candelabrum chromosome 15, ooCorCand1.1, whole genome shotgun sequence genome, ATACGGTTAAGTACGCTGCTAAGTAACCGGAAAGCCTTAATTCCGACATGGATCACTTAATCGAAAAAAAGTAAGACGGAAGTTAGGTCTGGAGAGTGACGACCTCAAAACTTCGTAATGGAACAGCAGCTGGTTGAGAGGTAAGAGAGGCAACGAGAGAAAGTTGAAGAGGGCCCAGTTAGAGGCAGAAGAAATGCGAAAGCGTGAGGCAGACGAAAAGCAGGCGCTGCAAAAGCGAGAAGCCACTGCAGAAGAACAGTGCGAGTCTGAACGTGAGGAATTGAGAATGAGACACAAATTGGAGCTaaaaatattagaaattgaaGCTAGCCGTGCGTTGTTGATAAGACGCGATGCGTCGAGGGAGTCCTTGAGGCCCAAAGCGCCGAAGCTGCATGCCATCGTTTGGTGACGGCCAGACAAGTTAGATAGTTGCCTTCAGCGATTCAAACATTTTGCGAAGAGCAACAACTGGGAAGAGGAGTTGACCACGTACTTGAGCACACTGTTGACCGGTAGAGCGTTGGATACCTACTCGAGACTTTCGGACGCGTGGCTGCGCAGACTACTTGCAGCTGAAGGAGGCGCTGATAAAATCTCACGGAGGAAAGCTACCAAAATAAGTTCCGTAGGGTTAAGCCAGAACAGGATGAATCAGCGCTTCAATTTATAGTGATATTGCAAAACTACTTTGATATGTGGATTACCTTGTCAGGCATTAACAAATCTTCTCCAGAAGCACTACGGGAGTCCGTCGTGAAGGAACAGTTTCTTAACTATTGCTAACGCGACCTAGCCGCGCACCTACACGAAAAGGCTCTGTACGCCATGGCGAGGTAGTCAAACTAGCAGAGAAGTTCTTAACGACTAGAAACCAACACTGTATGTGGTACCACCCCACCCCTAGCAGCAAAGGCTCCGGTCGATAGTGATACCAGTTAAGACATCACTAGAGAAGACAGATCGAAGGCTGTCAGAAGTGGAGGTGTACAATGCTTCGTATGCAAGAAGTACGGTCATAGAGACATCGAATGCAAAGAGAGAGCAAAACGACGATGCTTCAAAAGTGACAAAATCGGTCATGAAGCTAGGGAATGTGTCGGAGTGTGGTGCGCCCCAGTAATACTGTGATAAAGTCCAGTGCCACGATCCAGACATCGGAAGACCCAGCAGTGACCGACGAGAAAGACGGTTCTGCAAGAAAAGTAGATGCAGGAGAGACAACTTCATCGCAGCCGAATGCGTGTGTGCTAGCATGGGAACGCTTCGAACCATCAGTTGAGAGCGGTCACGCAGTTCCAGATAGCAACGTGGAGACGACATTAGTTATGGACCTTCGGAGAGACCAACGTGCCGATAGTCCTCGAAGCATGCCCGTGAGAAGGCAAGGTTGGTGGCGAGACCGTGAGAGTATTACGAGACACTGGTTGCAGCGAAGTCATTGTGAAAGGAAGATACGTATTACGAGACACTGGTTGCAGCGAAGTCATTGTGAAAGGAAGATACGTTGAGGATAGTAAGTATACGGGAAATATGGAATAATGCAGTTGGCCGCCAACTCTGTGAAGCGAGTGCCAATGATAGCTGACGTTGAGATCGATTCGCCCTTTTTTGAAGTCAACTGTCCAAGCCCTTTGCCCTCCCGACGCTGTGTACGATGTCATAATTGGAAATGTGCCAGGAACTAACGCCCGCCGCCAACCCTGATCCGAATGGATCAAAGCACAAGCACGCAGAGGAACGCAGGTATCACCGCTGAAACACCTGACTGCGAAGAAATGGATACGCTCAACAAAGGAGAGATCGCCAGGATGCAACAAGAAGACCGTTCCCTGATGAAATATGACCGTGTGGCGGACGAGGAGCAAGTTAAAGGACAACAGAAAATCAAGTTCAAGACCAGGAATGGTGTATTATACCGGATGTTTAAGCATCCAGAAGTGAACACGGCACACCAGTCTGACAATTTATGGTGCCTACGCCTTTAAGCAAACAAGTCATATGTCTAGCGCACGCCTACCAATGGTTATGGGAGGCCATTTGGGTATTCGTAATACGACAGACAGAGTGCTCAGTAATTTCTACTGACCAGGGCTAAAGAAAGATGTGGCCAGATACTGTAGAACGTGTCATATTTGTCAGGAGACTGTGAAGAGGGGTCAGGTACCGAAAGTTCCTCTACAGCAAATGCCGCTAGTGGACTCGCCGTTCAAGAGAGTTGCTGTTGATCTGGTCGGTTCCATACATCCACCTACTGAAGACGGACACAGGTATATACTCACATTGGTGGACTATGCCACGCGGTACCCTGAGGCCGTACCATGAAAGAATATAAACACAGAGTCAGTGGCCGAGGCGCTTGTCTGGATCTACAGTAGCCTGCGCATTCCGTGATATGGGCAGCCAATTTGTGTCAGAGTGTATTGGTATTGGTGAGATTGCCCGAATGTTGGATGTTCGCCAGCTTACAACCACTCCGTACCACCCATGTGCAATGGACTTGTTGAGAAGTTCAACGACACTCCCTGAAGGTCATGCTGAAGAAGCTTTGTTGTGAACAACCACGTCCATGGCAAATggcaatggcaaatggataagcaTCCGCCGTTTGTTACGGTTACAACCCTCAGCCagttggctgggttcctgtgcactacgcaggagctatgggcacccaaagtccaaagtggaccccagtggctgatggactttgtcgcagtaggcaccctttgccaccccagtccatcaccaggtactcatttatactcctgagatgagagaggcaattgtgtgttagtttcttgcccaaggaaaaattatgccatagctcgccagcactgtgacttgaaccggCAACCCTGCAAGTTTCCGGATGTAACACTCCATagaagactctctaaccaactgagccatCGCGTCAATAGCACAGATACGTAGACCCCTTATTATTTGCCTATTGAGAGGTACCGCAAGAATCGACTGGGTTTGCGCCATTCGAACTATTGTATGGCAGAACTGTGAGGGGACCGATGCGCGTACTGTGGCGGTTGCGGACGAATGAGGATAACAAGGAAGTACGCAGCTCGCGCCAATATGTGTTGGAGCTAAGAGAGGCTGGAAGACACGTTGAGGCTAGGAGGAATTAGAAAAATCGCAGAGCCAATACAAGTGGTACTTTGACCAGAAAAGCAAGAAACACGTGCTAAAAACAAATGATTCGGTGTTGCTTTTACGTCCCACGGATCAAAACAAGTTGGTTATGCAATGGAAAGGCCTTTATAAGATTGAGCAATCAGAAGGTCTGAACAACTACGACGTCAACATCAAAAGGAAAGAAAAGACACCATGTGAATATGATAAAGAAGTACCACGACAGAAACGAGCACACCGCTGATGGGGCGGAAAACTTACCGAGAGGAGCAGTCCTCGACCTACTAAGCTCGGCAGTATTGAAAATTGACGAGGTAGGGGTTCCTGACAACGCAAGAGACGACGATGAGCTATCGGCTATGAGCACGTGTTGGGCTCAAGAGTCACTTGAGGACGTGGCGACGGGTGAAGATCTCACCGCTCATCAACGTACGCAGGTGAGAGGTGATCGTGGAATTTCAACACACGTATTCACCAATGTCCCTGGGGGGACAGACATAGTGCAACACCAAGTTAAGCTAACGACGACGACGACCCCAATACAATCGTGTCCCTATCTCATACCATTTGCCGTGAGGGAGGAACTTCGGAAGGATATTGAGATTATGCTAAAGATGAGGAGAATTCGGGAATCTCGCTCGCCCTATGAGCGCCAATAGTCAGCGTGAGGAAACGAGACGGGTCGAATCGTCTGTTTAGATTTCAGGAAACTGTGCAAAGCCACCGTGTTTGACCCAGAGCCTATGGGGTCGATAACTGATGCAAAACAAAATACCAGCAAAGACGAATGGTTTACCAAAATCGATCTATCCTGAGAATGCCCTTTCAGATGGTAAATTCGAGTGCAACCATAGCCAGGGCAATGAAGAAACTGTTGGAGGGAATGCAGAATGTGGATCACTTTGTCGATGACATACTGGTGCACAACTCCTCGTGGGAAGAACATCTACGGATGGTACATGAAGTGCTCCAGAAGATGTCTCATGCCAAGCTGACTGCGAGACCATACAAAACGGTCGTGGATGCAAAGGCAATTCACTTCGTAGGATGTCGTGTCGGTAATGGTACAAGCAGTCCATTACAGGACAACGTATGCAAGGTTAGGGAGGCTGCTAGACCAAGAACCAAGAAGGAAGTTCGATCATTCATTGGACTGACGGGATTCTATCGCCACTACGTGCCAAACTATGTGGCAATTGCTGCACCGTTGACGAACCTGACCAATAAGGGACAGCCCAATAGGGAGTGGGAAAACGCCCAAGAAACGCTTACTCAGCAGATGCATCTGAAGTGGGATTGGTGCTATCGTTATGCAGGAACATGACGGCCGATATTTCCCAGTAAGGTATGTCAGTAAGAAGTTGACAGAACATGAGCAGAAGTTTTCAGCCATAGAGAAGAAATGTCTAGCTATTATATGGAGCGTGAAGAAGCTGAGAATGTCTCTATACGACTGAAAGTTCATTCTACAAACTGACCATCAACCTCTCTCGTTCCTGAACCAAAAAAGTACGTGAATGACAGAGTTAGCGGTGGACGTTGTCGTTGCAAAGCTACAGACTTCGGATCGAGGCCATTAGAGTGAACGATAATGGAGCCGACTACTTAAGCAGAATGACATGACTAACAACAAGGACGTGTGTCCCGAAGACGTCGAGGAGCCGACAAGTCTTCGCTTGAAAGGGGGAACTTGTCACGTCTTTCGTCGTATATATAATAGACATGATAGATAATACAAGCATAAGCTAATAATAGCGGTGGGGAGGGGTTTAATTTTGACTGACATAATTTGCGTTTGACTGAACGCGTACATCAGAGAGCGTCGGATAGAGAAGCGTGCGTGTACATTGAGTTGAGCGTCTGGTAAACCTTGTCGTTTCTGCAAGAAACTGTGTCAGCCCACTGCGTATCCAGCTGAAGTAGACTCCTGATCTCGTCGAGTTGTGACAGTGACAAGCACGACGGGGCCTCTTCCAGGACTTTCCCCAGAAATGTTATAATTGAAACTTACCACAAATAATGTGTTCTATTTCATACACAGTTGGTACAATACCTGTTAACATTACACGCTAATCACAATcataataaacacaaagacacagaaacatgcaCATGCCGGCCCGTAGGCTGGGGGTTGGTTCGGTGGGTTCGGACGAACTGCCCGCTCAGCCGTGAAGGTCCGCTTTGAtccaatgtatatatatatatatatatatatatatatatatatatatatatatatatatatatatattggtgCGTATAGTACGCAAAACTCGCCTCTACATTTGTATGCGCTCCTATAATGTCAAATTCTTTTTATTGTTTtcatgcaatccctacatttctCGTCATTTCTATATAATATGCTTCTAATTGTATTGTCTATATATCTAAAGAATAGTGCTCCATGGACGCAGCcgtatgattgtttgttccGTATCGTAAATACTTGTAGTCGCAAACCGCTATCTGCACTTTTTCACTCCTACAGCACGCGACCTTTTCTACTTTGAAAAGAAACTAGTGCCCTTGCGTGGCGGTGACTGGTTtcttgtactttgctttgtgctggcgtTCGTCGTTAGGTTGTAACGTCACAAAACGTTTGTTCCTCATGCGGCTAGCAAACTCTGTAATTTTGCGGTCCACCTTTAAATTAGCACGCagccttttctcactttgaaatAGCAACTGCATGGTGTCGTTTGCAGGTCCCCTGCATCTATGCGTTGTTGTTGGTCTGTAGTTCGTaaagttgacattgcagcaGGAAAGAGACGGCGAAGCTGCTGGCCGGCTTGAAGCACAACGCATGTGCCCGTCGACGGATCGCGAAAGCTGCTTCTAAATCGGGACTGTCAAAACATCTGCAAGCAAATACTTGGTCACCTAGACAGCCTGTCAGGGCTACATGTTATccggtattttgtgttttctccgcCCAATAAGCGAATTGTATGATGCCTCAATTATATATACGCGGCAAATTGTGTAAGTTGCCCAGACGAAGAATGAGCTAATCAgctagtaaatatatataattcgaAAAGCTAAAAAGTAACatgtatgtgacgtcattggtccattttggtgtattacGCACCGCCCACTTCTGAAGCCAGGCTACGGGTCTGACATATTGCAAATTACAAGAGGAGATGATTGAAGTCAGTGTGAATGCATAATTAGTGTTAGCAGGAGTGAGCAACTGGCGCTATTGTGCGGCATATGTCAAGTTTGCAGCCCCAATGCAGCGCCAACGCAACACCAAGCCAGTTCGAACAGATCTACAGCATGCACACTTTCCGCTAATTTTCTCATAGTGCAATTTTACTTGTTTTAATAATGAACTGTTGACCTTCAGCAACCTCTCTGAGAAAAAAATATTGTACGGTTCTGATGTGAAATTTACGAGGGAAATGATTACACACATCTCGCTTCATTGACACTTCTACTCCTATCTACTTTCCCTATATCAGTCTTGTGTGAGAGTTTATCTCAGCAAAATTTGACTGTCCGCATGGCACTAGGTATGACTGAGCACATGCCCTGCACAAAAACCTTTTGTTCAAATCTTAAAACCATTGTACACTAATGTGTAGTTTTACGTCTATTTTTTACCCTAAGGATGAAGGTATTAAACGTATGCATTACACAGCATCAAGTAATGACTGTGTGCATGTAGAAAGTAAATATGTGGGCGTGTACAGGTATTTCGTATTCAGCGCTAGATGAGGTGATTTTAGCGTCATCCCTTTATGTTTGCGCACCTCTGCCTTTTAGTGAGAGTAAAGGAAACTTGAACTACAGTGTGAATGTGGCTATTATGTCTTTGGCATTGTCAATCCATTACAGTACGTGTGTTGTTCAGCTTACTATTCATGCATTATTAATGGTAAAGGTTTATGTTGCAATTTATGTTGATTTTATAATACCGTACTGACCCGATTAATATCCCACCCCCATGGTTGGCTAGCATCAAAGGTAAACTaggggatgggactttactcaaaacctgacacctggaggtgttaattggcagaagtaattaacttaatcaattgacCAGTAATTAACCACCTGTCATGTGTCTCCCGCAACCGGATAATTTGTCGGCAAAATCCGAGGTCATCTTGATAATGCTCCGGAAGGGCTTGAGACTCATTTGTTTTGCGCCGTCGTCCTACGTTAAAGCGTTGCTTCCACCTGACAAGCCATCCATTGCTTGCTTTAAATCCTACAATGTTTAGTTCTGCAGCTACTCGCTTTGCTTCGTCTATCAGTGCGACGTTAGAAACTGCCAGGCCAAAGCTTCGCCTCTCTTGCAAAAAGTCATACACCGGTCATCAAGCTGTACACTTAATGGTTCACGTCCGTCGTGCATCTTtcctgtcaatgctaaattggttgGCGGTTTTTGACACCACCGAGCCATTGCCTCGATGCCATTCAACAACGCTgatcttgtattcaacagtGAAGCTACGATATCTCTTGGGCATAGCTGCCTAGAACACGTTGCCGAATGCGTAGGCAATTAAAGAAGCTAGTCTATATAGAAAGTGCCAATTAGCACCACTTAAAGAACAAAAAGGTGTGACAATCTTAGGACCTGGACCAAAGGTGGGGATGGGAATTTACTGGAGGACTGGGGTATTACTCGCGTCAGTACGGTATTTAGTCAATGAATCAacattaacaaacaaaacgtATCAAGTCAACATGCATCAAGAATCATGGCAACAACAGCAGTTTACTTATATTATGAAAGTCTAGCAAATTGTGCGAAATACATAGAGATGTATGAAATGTGCCACTGATGTTAGCTCTTCCGATAGCCAAGCTTCACAAGAACTTGCTGTGCTATGTTGGCATACTCTTTTGACTAGCTCAAAAATCACCCAATGCTATACATATTAAAGTACCCTGACAAACCAGCAATGCCTACCTGAGAACAACTGGGCTGTGACACAACAATAGGCTGCCCTCTATCACAAGTTTCTTGGATAGCTACATCTAATGGTACATCACCTGTAACCAAAGTACCCAGTTCAGCACGAGAAGAAGTGAAGAATACCTGAATTTACCTAGAACGTGTAGATCAATTTGTTTTGCTAGTCGGTGAGCTCCGTTATGGCCAAATATGTGTGTTGCATGACCACAGTGTGGACACTGAAAAACACTCATGTTTTGAACTACTCCAAACACCTATAACAAAAACATTAATTGCAAAATCATGTGAAATATGATAATAAACGTGTACCGGTATAGACACCTTCTTAAACATTTCTATTCCACGTGTGACATCTAGTAATGCAATGTCTTGTGGTGTTGTAACAATGATTGCACCTACACATATTAATTGTTCAATTACAGAGAGGAAGACGTTGTCAGCTGCTACAAAGTACAAAGAAAACAAGTGACTGAATCCGAAAAAAGAAAGATCTCCAGGAAACTTTACTTCAGACGTCAGTAccaaaaacaaataattttaGATGGGGTTATTGAGTGAGTTTAGACACAGGAAATTAATATTTACGGTATAGTTATAATAATTGAATAACTAAGGGCACTTCCATATTTATAGTCATCAGGAGTGCATTTGTTTTATTAGATACCAGATGGATGCCCATTCTTCACATGATCTCTAACAGTATGCAGTAATGAAGATTACAAGACAGCGATAGAAAGATGTAGAGATGATCACGACTCTTTATCTAGGTTGAAAACTGTTTCTTTCTGATGATTTAGTGTATCACCTAAATGAACTTGAAGTTATAGATCTAACTACAAGAAAGTGTACAAAAGGACTAACACTCCATGCACCTAAAGACAATGCAAAAAGCACACCAGCGTTCAAAACTATGTGCTGAAAAACTAGCTGCAATGTAGACTTGGAGGAGCTGTGTGAGGTAATGTAAAAATGCAACCTGATGAGTCTGCCATTAGACTGACATCTGCTTTCGGAATTTTGTAAATAACTTGAGACAGAATTAGTGTTCCTTGCATGGCTATTCATTTCCAAGTCTAAGGACATAGCCTGAGGAAGATCAGGGAGTAAATTCTAGTGACCTATAGCTACTCTCTATAAACTCACTCTGTACTTGATCAAACTTCTGGCTTATCATGTTCTTGACATGTGTTGACCTTGACTGTCTTAAGTGCACAAATGTATATGAGAGCTCATGCAATAGTGCTTGTGGAGTTTGGTCCAGATTAGAGCAAACGTATTAAGGAGATCATGTACaaaggacagacaagcagaaaaaCAGATAGATTGTTTTACTGTCATAAATCCTACCCTACACATTTTAGTGCATACCTTG contains:
- the LOC134190741 gene encoding iron-sulfur protein NUBPL-like isoform X2, with protein sequence MTRIYDNFWLIYVDSHRDFWCKLNSLTRSFQLAFKAYLQSWTCILPQGAIIVTTPQDIALLDVTRGIEMFKKVFGVVQNMSVFQCPHCGHATHIFGHNGAHRLAKQIDLHVLGDVPLDVAIQETCDRGQPIVVSQPSCSQLVKRVCQHSTASSCEAWLSEELTSVAHFIHLYVFRTIC
- the LOC134190741 gene encoding iron-sulfur protein NUBPL-like isoform X1; the encoded protein is MTRIYDNFWLIYVDSHRDFWCKLNSLTRSFQLAFKAYLQSWTCILPQGAIIVTTPQDIALLDVTRGIEMFKKVSIPVFGVVQNMSVFQCPHCGHATHIFGHNGAHRLAKQIDLHVLGDVPLDVAIQETCDRGQPIVVSQPSCSQLVKRVCQHSTASSCEAWLSEELTSVAHFIHLYVFRTIC
- the LOC134190741 gene encoding iron-sulfur protein NUBPL-like isoform X3, translating into MTRIYDNFWLIYVDSHRDFWCKLNSLTRSFQLAFKAYLQSWTCILPQGAIIVTTPQDIALLDVTRGIEMFKKVSIPVFGVVQNMSVFQCPHCGHATHIFGHNGAHRLAKQIDLHVLGDVPLDVAIQETCDRGQPIVVSQPSCSQSKEYANIAQQVLVKLGYRKS